A genomic segment from Acidimicrobiia bacterium encodes:
- a CDS encoding SDR family oxidoreductase, with product ERAISELGGLDVLANLSKPTTGDKPAVDVSRADFDGLFKTSLRTARTANQAAFRHLSTSGGGHVINHAEMAGELGEAGRALPATIAQAVVAWTRAAAGAWFFQGVRVNIFQPGGGASLERNVIPTLLFLIGGDATLHGQTVSC from the coding sequence TCGAACGCGCGATCTCGGAACTGGGAGGGCTCGACGTGCTCGCGAACCTATCCAAGCCGACGACAGGCGACAAGCCCGCGGTCGACGTCAGCCGCGCCGACTTCGATGGTCTGTTCAAGACGTCATTGCGGACGGCGCGCACGGCGAATCAGGCCGCGTTCCGTCACCTGTCGACGTCGGGCGGCGGCCACGTGATCAACCACGCCGAGATGGCGGGCGAACTGGGCGAGGCGGGGCGGGCGCTGCCCGCGACCATCGCCCAGGCGGTCGTGGCCTGGACCCGCGCCGCGGCGGGTGCATGGTTCTTCCAGGGAGTCCGCGTCAACATCTTCCAGCCGGGCGGCGGCGCGAGTCTCGAACGGAACGTGATCCCGACGTTGTTGTTCCTGATCGGCGGCGACGCGACGCTGCACGGCCAGACCGTGTCCTGCTGA
- a CDS encoding SDR family oxidoreductase produces MGSLDGRRIVLTGGASGMGAASVRSFAREGARVFSMDISGDVGAGVAAEAAELGGDVLFEQCDVSSPQLDDVMERGIEWLGGLDVLANVAGIERGATPQDVTEEQFEEILEPNLWATIRTNQIACPHMQKAGGGRIINYASDAGIGGMPMAPAYSVSKGGVLGWSRSIAREWGRYNITVVSMCPAIWTPMYEEYRRREPAEIVALSDRMLEGTDADRDMGPVMAFLASTGAGAISGQYIQVGKINVAF; encoded by the coding sequence ATGGGCAGCCTCGACGGACGTCGCATCGTCCTCACCGGCGGCGCGAGCGGGATGGGCGCGGCTTCGGTGCGTTCGTTCGCCCGCGAGGGCGCCCGCGTGTTCTCGATGGACATCAGCGGCGACGTCGGAGCCGGCGTAGCCGCGGAGGCGGCCGAACTCGGCGGCGACGTCCTCTTCGAGCAGTGCGACGTGTCTTCGCCGCAGCTCGACGACGTGATGGAGCGCGGCATCGAGTGGCTCGGAGGCCTCGACGTGCTCGCCAACGTCGCCGGCATCGAGCGGGGGGCGACGCCCCAGGACGTCACCGAGGAGCAGTTCGAGGAGATCCTCGAGCCCAACCTGTGGGCGACGATCCGCACCAACCAGATCGCGTGCCCGCACATGCAGAAGGCGGGCGGCGGGCGGATCATCAACTACGCGTCCGACGCGGGCATCGGTGGGATGCCGATGGCACCCGCGTACTCGGTGTCGAAGGGCGGCGTGCTCGGGTGGTCGCGCTCGATCGCGCGGGAGTGGGGTCGGTACAACATCACCGTCGTCTCGATGTGCCCCGCGATCTGGACTCCGATGTACGAGGAGTACCGGCGCCGCGAACCGGCGGAGATCGTCGCGCTCTCCGACCGGATGCTCGAGGGCACCGACGCCGATCGCGACATGGGCCCGGTGATGGCGTTCCTCGCCTCCACGGGTGCGGGTGCGATCTCGGGGCAGTACATCCAGGTCGGCAAGATCAACGTCGCGTTCTAG
- a CDS encoding acyl-CoA dehydrogenase family protein, whose protein sequence is MAWDFSTDLEFQEKLDWVEQFCREQIEPLTLAFPAAGWPIGRPPSVERLVDGLKNQVKEQGLWGIFLDKDIGGPGFGQLKLALLNEILGAYGAAPAIFGCQAPDTGNMEILATYGTEQQKKKYLEPLFAQTMRSCYSMTEPQGGSDPRAFVTHAERDGDEWVINGEKWFSSYGKFADILIVMCNNGMFIVEQGTPGIEFLEGAGIHAHIRYNDVRIPAENLLGPEGGAHQVAQRRLGGGRIHHAMRTVATVKKAFDMMCERVISRQSHGKVISEHQSVQNYIADSYADYQMLRLLVLQTAWKIDNSSAQEARTDIAACKFTAAKVVREVVWRAQHVHGALGVTDLTPLQGMWNTAPMMSIMDGPDEVHRVTVSKNILAGYTPHEGLFPTEYIPRKRREAREKYQPMIDADPELKEYVEQMDRYASRRG, encoded by the coding sequence ATGGCCTGGGACTTCTCGACCGATCTCGAATTCCAGGAGAAGCTCGACTGGGTCGAACAATTCTGCCGTGAGCAGATCGAGCCGCTGACGCTCGCGTTCCCCGCCGCCGGTTGGCCGATCGGCCGTCCGCCGTCGGTTGAACGCCTCGTGGACGGGCTCAAGAATCAGGTGAAGGAGCAGGGCCTCTGGGGCATCTTCCTCGACAAGGACATCGGTGGCCCCGGCTTCGGTCAGCTCAAGCTCGCGCTCCTCAACGAGATCCTCGGCGCGTACGGCGCGGCGCCGGCGATCTTCGGCTGCCAGGCTCCCGACACCGGAAACATGGAGATCCTCGCCACGTACGGCACCGAGCAGCAGAAGAAGAAGTACCTCGAGCCGCTGTTCGCCCAGACGATGCGCTCGTGCTACTCGATGACCGAGCCGCAGGGCGGCTCCGACCCTCGCGCGTTCGTCACGCACGCTGAGCGCGACGGCGACGAGTGGGTCATCAACGGCGAGAAGTGGTTCAGCAGCTACGGCAAATTCGCGGACATCCTCATCGTGATGTGCAACAACGGGATGTTCATCGTCGAGCAGGGAACTCCGGGCATCGAGTTCCTCGAGGGCGCGGGCATCCACGCGCACATCCGGTACAACGACGTCCGGATCCCCGCCGAGAACCTGCTCGGCCCGGAGGGCGGCGCGCACCAGGTCGCGCAACGGCGCCTCGGCGGTGGTCGCATCCACCACGCCATGCGCACCGTGGCCACCGTGAAGAAGGCGTTCGACATGATGTGCGAGCGCGTGATCTCACGCCAGTCGCACGGCAAGGTCATCTCCGAGCACCAGAGCGTGCAGAACTACATCGCCGACTCGTACGCCGACTACCAGATGCTCCGGCTCCTCGTGTTGCAGACAGCGTGGAAGATCGACAACTCGAGCGCGCAGGAGGCACGCACCGACATCGCGGCGTGCAAGTTCACTGCCGCCAAGGTGGTGCGCGAGGTCGTCTGGAGGGCACAGCACGTGCACGGCGCGCTCGGCGTCACCGACCTCACTCCCCTTCAGGGCATGTGGAACACGGCGCCGATGATGAGCATCATGGACGGCCCCGACGAGGTGCACCGTGTGACCGTGTCGAAGAACATCCTCGCCGGCTACACCCCGCACGAAGGACTGTTTCCCACCGAGTACATCCCGCGGAAGCGGCGGGAGGCGCGCGAGAAGTATCAACCGATGATCGACGCCGACCCCGAGCTCAAGGAGTACGTCGAACAGATGGACCGCTACGCCAGTCGGCGGGGCTGA
- a CDS encoding amidohydrolase family protein has protein sequence MDFKLFDADNHYYEAEDAFTRYGDERVKRYVRWVSEGKRRHIMFGDRVSTGVPNPTFNPIARPGAFHERLKELQEATGERNISGFDTRRYGELGPLPEEYQHRDARLAVMDEQGVEKNFLFPTLGDCVEHYMADDPVMAYDVFHAFNQWLDEDWSYNYHDRLYAPPYIPMLDPELAAKELDFVLEKGAKVVSIRPGPAAGRSPADPVWDPFWSRMNESGTLAAYHAFGGPTVYGDAFEEMWGRTPVTDRMYQAMLSAALVADRGILDTTMALVLGNLFGRYPNVRVASIEMGCKWVPYALETLDHAGGMLERRIEAFGAKLDDRPSDVFKEKVYVSPFPEEDVVGLTELIGVDHVLFGSDWPHPEGNIAPGDYVECIQKLSEADIKKIMRDNALSLLP, from the coding sequence ATGGACTTCAAGCTCTTCGATGCCGACAACCACTACTACGAGGCCGAGGACGCCTTTACCCGGTATGGCGACGAGCGCGTGAAGCGATACGTGCGGTGGGTGTCCGAAGGCAAGCGACGTCACATCATGTTCGGGGACCGCGTGAGCACCGGGGTGCCCAACCCCACGTTCAACCCGATCGCGCGGCCGGGCGCGTTCCATGAGCGGCTGAAGGAGCTTCAAGAGGCCACGGGCGAACGCAACATCAGCGGATTCGACACCCGTCGGTATGGCGAGCTCGGGCCACTCCCCGAGGAGTACCAACACCGCGACGCTCGCCTCGCGGTGATGGACGAGCAGGGCGTCGAGAAGAACTTCCTCTTCCCCACGCTCGGCGACTGCGTCGAGCACTACATGGCGGACGACCCGGTGATGGCGTACGACGTGTTCCACGCCTTCAACCAGTGGCTCGACGAAGACTGGAGCTACAACTACCACGACCGCCTCTACGCGCCGCCCTACATCCCGATGCTCGATCCCGAGCTCGCAGCCAAGGAGCTCGACTTCGTGCTCGAGAAGGGCGCGAAGGTGGTATCGATCCGACCCGGTCCGGCCGCCGGCCGCTCACCCGCCGATCCGGTGTGGGACCCGTTCTGGTCACGTATGAACGAGAGCGGCACCCTCGCCGCGTACCACGCGTTCGGTGGACCCACCGTGTACGGCGACGCGTTCGAGGAGATGTGGGGCCGCACGCCGGTCACCGACCGCATGTACCAGGCCATGCTCTCGGCGGCGCTGGTCGCCGACCGCGGCATCCTCGACACCACGATGGCCCTTGTCCTCGGCAACCTGTTCGGCCGCTATCCGAACGTCCGCGTCGCGAGCATCGAGATGGGTTGTAAGTGGGTGCCGTACGCGCTGGAGACGCTCGACCACGCCGGTGGCATGCTCGAGCGCCGCATCGAAGCCTTCGGCGCCAAGCTCGACGACCGTCCTTCCGACGTGTTCAAGGAGAAGGTGTACGTGTCGCCGTTCCCCGAGGAAGACGTCGTCGGCCTCACCGAGCTCATCGGTGTCGACCACGTACTGTTCGGGTCCGACTGGCCGCACCCGGAGGGCAACATCGCGCCCGGTGACTACGTCGAGTGCATCCAGAAGCTGAGCGAGGCCGACATCAAGAAGATCATGCGCGACAACGCACTCTCGCTCTTGCCGTAA
- a CDS encoding acyl-CoA dehydrogenase family protein — protein MDEFIRNEIEPLDQVLDVNVFESPTGGLRTLINQLKQEVRDQDLWACHLDPDLGGQGYGQLKLALMNELLGRSMWAPIIFGCAAPDTGNAEIIAAYGTPEQKEKWLQPLLDGEVFSCYSMTEPHGGSDPTQFKCRAERDGDEWVINGDKFFSSNLRTASFIIVMCVTNPDVDPYQGMSMILVPSDTPGIRVLQDIGHLGQTFGGGMHAHVRYENVRVPYENVLGGEGKAFEVAQRRLGGGRIHHAMRTVATCQHYFEMMCERALSRHTKGEALANKQMVQEQIAESWIQLQEFRLLVLYTAWLIDNTNARQVRHYVSACKVRASQIMSDIGSRATHLHGALGVSNLMSLGGNGEIMATVDGPTEVHLVTVARQVMKEHRPSPDNWPTMFRPRRLLESRREFDKIVEHRLDPSDRDELHALVEQGQANDAAVKRFEEYLELTANV, from the coding sequence ATGGACGAGTTCATCCGCAACGAGATCGAGCCACTCGACCAGGTGCTCGACGTCAACGTGTTCGAGAGCCCGACCGGCGGGCTGCGCACGCTGATCAACCAGCTCAAGCAGGAGGTGCGTGACCAGGATCTCTGGGCGTGTCACCTCGACCCCGACCTCGGCGGGCAGGGCTACGGCCAGTTGAAGCTCGCGCTGATGAACGAGCTGCTCGGCCGGTCGATGTGGGCGCCGATCATCTTCGGTTGTGCCGCTCCCGACACCGGCAACGCCGAGATCATTGCGGCGTACGGCACCCCCGAGCAGAAGGAGAAGTGGCTCCAGCCGCTGCTCGACGGCGAGGTGTTCTCCTGCTACTCGATGACCGAGCCGCACGGCGGGTCCGACCCGACGCAGTTCAAGTGCCGCGCCGAGCGCGACGGCGACGAGTGGGTCATCAACGGCGACAAGTTCTTCTCGTCGAACCTACGGACGGCTTCGTTCATCATCGTGATGTGCGTGACCAACCCCGACGTGGACCCGTACCAGGGCATGTCGATGATCCTCGTGCCGTCCGACACGCCCGGCATCCGGGTGCTGCAGGACATCGGGCACCTCGGTCAGACGTTCGGCGGAGGAATGCACGCGCACGTCCGGTACGAGAATGTACGCGTCCCCTATGAGAACGTGCTCGGCGGCGAGGGGAAGGCGTTCGAGGTGGCGCAGCGTCGCTTGGGTGGTGGACGCATCCACCACGCGATGCGCACGGTCGCGACGTGCCAGCACTACTTCGAGATGATGTGCGAGCGCGCGCTGAGCCGCCACACCAAGGGTGAAGCGCTGGCGAACAAGCAGATGGTGCAGGAGCAGATCGCCGAGTCGTGGATCCAACTCCAGGAGTTCCGCCTGCTCGTGCTCTACACCGCGTGGCTCATCGACAACACGAACGCACGTCAGGTGCGTCACTACGTGTCGGCGTGCAAGGTGCGGGCGTCGCAGATCATGTCCGACATCGGCTCGCGCGCGACGCACTTGCACGGCGCGCTCGGAGTGTCGAACCTGATGTCCCTCGGCGGCAACGGCGAGATCATGGCTACGGTCGACGGTCCCACCGAGGTGCACCTCGTGACAGTGGCGCGGCAGGTGATGAAGGAGCACAGGCCGTCGCCCGACAACTGGCCCACCATGTTCCGGCCGCGCCGTCTCCTCGAGAGCCGGCGCGAGTTCGACAAGATCGTGGAGCATCGCCTCGATCCTTCCGATCGCGACGAGCTGCATGCGCTGGTGGAACAGGGGCAGGCGAACGACGCGGCCGTCAAGCGCTTCGAGGAGTACCTCGAGCTCACCGCGAACGTGTAG